ATTAGCTTCTGGCCCAGAATGTTCTTTGGGAGGCTTACCAATGTTAACAAGTATATTCACGGTCCCGAATGCCCCGATGGTCTGCGCCACGGCTTTTTTACAGCTTTCTTCATCCGTCACGTCCGCCTGAATCACGATGGATTGACCACCGTCGAGATCAATCATGCGTTTTGTCTCTTGTGCCCAATCGACATTGTAGTCTACCAGGGCAACCTTGGCGCCCTGTCGTGCGAGCAAGATTGCTGTTGCGCGGCCGTTTCCAATCTCCCCTGCGGAATTATGAGGTGAATTCGAACACAGCCAGCTGAGGAAGGGGCTTACCAGCCAGACGAGACCCGGCACCGGTCACGATTGCTACTTCATCAGTGAAGTCGAATGCTCTAGGGGATGTCATCTTGTTGAAGAAACGGAAGTTTGTTTCAGCGAGTCTAGAGTTGGGTCACATATGGCGCACAGAACTCACTTATAAATCCCTTTCTAGGGTACGATATCTCAGTCACAGTATGGAAAATGGCCGGACCTACTTCAGTGATCTGCAGTGTGCTGTGGTTTGTTCGGCCATTCGCCGGTTTTCCGGCCCTAGAAGCGACTAGATGCGGCATACATTCACATTGGATAACCCCGCCCGGCGGTAGTACTGGGTAGCAATAATTTGAAACAATAATAGGGGGGAGCGGAGGAGAGAATGCATACCCAACCTAGTAAGATACGAAGTTGAGCGACTGTCGATGCCGACAGGCGTGAGCAACCTGTCAGAGTCCACAAGATCCGTTCATCTGGTTTCGTGCTTAGGTGTTTATTAAGTTTTACTTGTAAACTTCATTGGCAAAACTACTAGTTGTGTAATTGAAAAGCTTGTCAGGATTCATATGAAGATCAATGGCAGTCTGATTTCCTTTCTAAGCTCGtgttgaagtcgaggaaCTACTTGACTCGGGAATACTTCAACATATAATTCACGATCTGCATTTGGCTGACTGCATCTAATTATAAGCAAGAGGCAATTGAAAGCTCGGTGAATGTCTAGACTGATGATACTGTCCTCGTAGTGTCAGAGATGATTGCGATAGCTTGATGAACCCTCTTGCGATAGCCAAAAATCAAACCACTGCACAATCCCTTGCAGACTCTGTTCTTTTACGTAGCCTGTAAAGCATAAGCCAGCTTTGGCCCCAGATTCACAAAGAGCAACACTCACGTTCATAAGCATTGTCCATGTTTCCCCGCAAAGCAAAGCCATGCTCGACGCCGGAGAAAAGCTGGAGGTGGTAGGTTTTCTTGCCGGCCTGCAAGATCTGCAAAGCCGTCCGGCGAGAGTCCTGATCAAATGTATGATCTTCCTCGGAGCATGATAGATAAAGAGGCTCTGTACCCAATCAGACCTTCTGTGCCAAACCCCCCGATAGACAACCCCTACTCTTGATGTTTGCAAAATGATGattcttcaagaacgccGGGTGCGCAAATGCACCAGCATTGACGGTATTTTTGGCCAGTTCGGAACAGACATATGGTGCGCCAAAGCAATACCTATGATATAGACTGGGTCAGGTAAAGCGGCCCAACAGCGGGATTTGGTTCTACTTACCCGACACAGGCGTACTTCGTGGATGGAAGACCGTAGGTGCGTTTTACTTCATCAATCCATCGTGGAACCGCTTCGTCTGCAAATTTCAtatgtttctttttccacGCCTCGTAGTCGAAGTCTGGATTAGACCGGTCGTGGCGATTACGGCGGTGTTTCCAAACGGGGTCCTGTAGATCTCTGAGTTAGACAGAAAGTGGCGCAGAATCCGCTAAGCATACTCCTCGAAAATAATCGACGCCTAGCACCAGATATCCTGCATCTGCAAACGCGTCCATAACCAGGAGTCCATTGGGAAACATGCCCCAAACGTCCGGGAAGTATAGCAAGATGTGGCCATTTGACTGACGTCTTCGGGGTCGCGAGAGATATGTATCTAGTTCGGCGACTGTAACAAATTGGCCTCGTGGTGTTCCTTTATGGAGTGTCCCCTTGCGACAGCATGGTCCAGATGGTACCGCCAGCCAGCCGTCGCAACTGGGAGTATTGTTGGAGGATGACATAGTGTAGGGACGAACCTCGGTAGTGGATCACTCTGCAAACAAAATCTGGCTTCTATCCATACGCTGATGCCTTAACTATGCCTTTTATATCCTGTTGTTCGGGATATATGTAGCTTCTTGACCTCGGGATCTGCGTCCAGCACACGGGTATTCGCCGTATACCCGTTCCCCATAGTTTACGGAATCTGGCCGCCAAAATCTGCGGGGAAATTTCTCCACGCGATTACACTCAGAAGCTAACTTCCAGGGCTGGGGGCGTATAAGTAACAACAGGGACCCCACTGAATAGCTCCAGGTAGCTGTAAGGCGATCCTCCCGAATCACAGACCCTTGGCTCTACTTGCAGTAACTACTTGTGGTGACTACTTACCGTGATATCTAAGCACCTAAAGTTAAAACCCTCCAGCGACATGCGCATCGAGCAGGCGGCCTTTGTCGAGGGGGGCCCGCGCCCtgatgatattgaagaggccaaggcAAGTTCTGTCTTTGAGGTATGCTTTCTGAAATGCCGAGATGCTAAATTATTAAGCAAGGATTATGTGCTAAACAGTGATCGCTAGGAAAATGCTGTTGGATACAAGGAATATCGAGAGGGGCTCTCTATCGAACTTACCGCACAAGACGTGAGGCTGGATGGCTGCCATATCTTATTGCAAGAAGCGTTTAACCGCTAACTAGACCCAGAATTCTCGCGTTAGGTGGAAGATTGACCTCGTTGTTCTTCCGATATTTCTTGTGACGCAAGCTTTGCAGTTCATGGATAAGACGGCCCTGAACTATGCAAACCTTTTCGGATACCAGCAGACCCTCGGCCTTCATGGTCAGCAGTTCAATTACCTCTCTGCAAGTGAGTATACCAAGGTCATTCCCCTCAGAGACTACGAGCACCGACGACGAACGTTGACCAATCGGTAGTGGTTTATGCTGGCTACTTTTTCGGGCAATATCCTTGCGGTTGGCTCGTGGGCCGATTCCCAGCACAACGTGTTCTGGGGTTGAGTTGTCTCCTATGGGGGTTGACCGTCATTATCATGACTCAATGTCGGACCTTCTCAAGTGCTCTTGCAGTTCGCTTCATCATGGGCCTGTTCGAGGCCGCTGTCACCCCCGGACTCACATTGATGACCGGTTTCTGGTACACCCGCCAGGAGATCCCTCTGCGCCAATGCATCTGGTACTCTGCTTTGGGATGGGGTGGCATCATCGGCTCATATATCTCCTTCGGGATCAGCAAGCTGCCCATGGACTTTTCGCCCCCGCGGTGGGAGCTGTTGTTCTATATCCTCGGGGCTGCGACCTGTCTCTGGGCTGCAGTCATCTTCTTTATCCTGCCCGActccccttccaccgcgTTCTTCCTGACCAAGTCGGAACGCAT
This sequence is a window from Aspergillus nidulans FGSC A4 chromosome IV. Protein-coding genes within it:
- a CDS encoding uncharacterized protein (transcript_id=CADANIAT00000048), with translation MSSSNNTPSCDGWLAVPSGPCCRKGTLHKGTPRGQFVTVAELDTYLSRPRRRQSNGHILLYFPDVWGMFPNGLLVMDAFADAGYLVLGVDYFRGDPVWKHRRNRHDRSNPDFDYEAWKKKHMKFADEAVPRWIDEVKRTYGLPSTKYACVGYCFGAPYVCSELAKNTVNAGAFAHPAFLKNHHFANIKKPLYLSCSEEDHTFDQDSRRTALQILQAGKKTYHLQLFSGVEHGFALRGNMDNAYERECCSL
- a CDS encoding uncharacterized protein (transcript_id=CADANIAT00000049); this translates as MRIEQAAFVEGGPRPDDIEEAKASSVFEENAVGYKEYREGLSIELTAQDTQNSRVRWKIDLVVLPIFLVTQALQFMDKTALNYANLFGYQQTLGLHGQQFNYLSAMVYAGYFFGQYPCGWLVGRFPAQRVLGLSCLLWGLTVIIMTQCRTFSSALAVRFIMGLFEAAVTPGLTLMTGFWYTRQEIPLRQCIWYSALGWGGIIGSYISFGISKLPMDFSPPRWELLFYILGAATCLWAAVIFFILPDSPSTAFFLTKSERIIAVKRVAANQTGIKNKSFDTRQGLVALTDPKAILIFISVFAAAIPNGVVNSFSTIIIQDMGFSTTKTTQLKSVGDAVLIVALVIGGTITLTVPNSRLLTSTAANILCTVAAACMAYLPREKTWARLACFWLVNTQSVGFTISLVTISSNMAGYTHRAMANALVFTAYCWGNFAGPFVVKPSEAPEYKGATIGLLAGYAIKAGCHLGLFTYMFLVNRHRDSHYGPADRARSDEAGMQDRTEFENKDFRYVL